A genomic stretch from Octopus bimaculoides isolate UCB-OBI-ISO-001 chromosome 15, ASM119413v2, whole genome shotgun sequence includes:
- the LOC106880852 gene encoding prefoldin subunit 1 isoform X1, whose product MAVAGIPVDQELKKAFQDLQSKMIATRQQLKMSDAQIETLKRQKTHAKVLDQEISTLPSDTRTYEGVGRMFILQEIPQVRENLMKKIETSEEKIKTLTDKMTYLENSLKDEEMNLREMVVMKMKQREAREAEET is encoded by the exons GCTTTCCAGGATCTTCAGTCAAAAATGATTGCAACTCGTCAACAGCTGAAGATGTCGGATGCCCAGATTGAAACGTTGAAACGTCAGAAAACTCACGCCAAAGTTTTAGATCAGGAAATCTCAACATTACCCAGTGACACCAGAACTTATGAAGGAGTTGGCAGGAT GTTTATTCTTCAAGAAATTCCTCAAGTTAGAGAAAacttaatgaaaaaaattgagaCGTCCGAGGAAAAAATCAAAACTTTAACT GATAAAATGACATATCTTGAGAATTCTTTGAAAGACGAAGAAATGAATCTAAGAGAAATGGTTGTGATGAAGATGAAACAAAGAGAGGCGAGGGAAGCTGAAGAAACTTAA